The following proteins are co-located in the Ailuropoda melanoleuca isolate Jingjing chromosome 13, ASM200744v2, whole genome shotgun sequence genome:
- the KRT35 gene encoding keratin, type I cuticular Ha5 — protein sequence MASKCLKTSFSSASLKGLGGAGGGSTRVSAMYSSSSCKLPSLSRGARSFSACSVGLGRSSCRAASCLPALCLPSGGFATSYSLGGGWFGEGILTGSEKETMQSLNDRLASYLEKVRQLEQENASLESRIREWCQQQVPYLCPDYQSYFRTIEELQKKTLGTKAENARLVVQIDNAKLAADDFRTKYETELSMRQLVESDMNGLRRILDDLTLCKSDLEAQVESLKEELLCLKKNHEEEVNSLRCQLGDRLNVEVDAAPPVDLNRVLDEMRCQYETLVENNRRDAEEWFNTQTEELNQQVVSSSEQLQTCQAEIIELRRTVNGLEIELQAQQSMRDALESTLAETEGRYGSQLAQMQHLIGNVESQLAEIRSDLERQNQEYQVLLDVRARLECEINTYRGLLESEEGKLPCNPCAPDHSPTKSCLPCLPAVSCSPAAVRTTCSPRPICVPGPGGRF from the exons ATGGCTTCCAAGTGCCTCAAGACCAGCTTCTCTTCGGCGTCTCTCaagggcctgggaggggctggcGGGGGCTCTACTCGCGTGTCCGCGATGTACTCCAGCAGCTCTTGCAAGCTCCCGAGTCTCTCCCGCGGGGCCCGGAGTTTCTCTGCGTGCTCCGTCGGGCTGGGCAGGAGCAGCTGCAGGGCGGCCAGctgcctccctgctctctgcctcccaTCTGGAGGCTTTGCCACCAGCTACAGCCTGGGCGGGGGCTGGTTTGGGGAGGGCATCCTCACCGGCAGCGAGAAGGAGACCATGCAGTCCCTGAACGACCGCCTGGCCAGCTACCTGGAGAAGGTGCGCCAGCTGGAGCAGGAGAACGCCAGCCTGGAGAGCCGCATCCGGGAGTGGTGCCAGCAGCAGGTGCCCTACCTGTGCCCTGACTACCAGTCCTACTTCCGGACCATCGAGGAGCTCCAGAAGAAG ACCCTGGGCACCAAGGCAGAGAACGCCAGGCTGGTGGTGCAGATCGACAACGCCAAGCTGGCCGCCGACGACTTCAGAACCAA GTACGAGACGGAGCTGTCCATGCGGCAGCTGGTGGAGTCGGACATGAACGGCCTGCGTAGGATCCTGGATGATCTGACCCTGTGCAAGTCCGACCTGGAGGCCCAGGTGGAGTCCCTGAAGGAGGAGCTGCTGTGCCTCAAGAAGAACCATGAGGAG GAAGTCAACTCGCTGCGCTGCCAGCTTGGTGACCGGCTCAATGTTGAGGTCGATGCTGCCCCGCCTGTTGACCTGAACCGTGTCCTGGATGAGATGAGGTGCCAGTATGAGACCCTGGTGGAGAATAACCGCAGGGATGCTGAAGAATGGTTCAACACTCAG aCCGAGGAGCTTAACCAGCAGGTGGTGTCCAGCTCGGAGCAGCTGCAGACCTGCCAGGCAGAGATCATCGAGCTGAGACGCACAGTCAATGGCCTGGAGATCGAGCTGCAGGCCCAGCAGAGCATG AGAGATGCTTTGGAATCCACCCTGGCAGAGACTGAGGGGCGCTACGGCTCCCAGCTGGCCCAGATGCAGCACCTGATCGGCAATGTGGAGTCCCAGCTGGCCGAGATCAGGAGCGACCTGGAGCGGCAGAACCAGGAGTACCAGGTGCTGCTGGACGTGCGGGCCCGGTTGGAGTGCGAGATCAACACGTACCGGGGCCTGCTGGAGAGCGAGGAGGGCAA gCTGCCATGTAACCCGTGTGCCCCTGACCACTCGCCCACCAAGTCGTgcctcccctgccttcctgcGGTCTCCTGTAGTCCTGCTGCGGTCCGCACCACCTGCAGCCCCCGCCCTATCTGCGTGCCCGGCCCCGGGGGCCGGTTCTGA
- the KRT36 gene encoding keratin, type I cuticular Ha6 — protein sequence MATQVCSPVFSSGSVKGLCGPASGLFRVSSVRSMGSCRVPSLAGSASSVRLGLSSFGSCFPGSYLSAGCHPSGFVGSGGWFCEGSFNGSEKETMQFLNDRLASYLEKVRQLERENAELESRIREWCGSQIPYICPDYQSYFKTIEELQQKILLTKAENARLVLQIDNAKLAADDFRTKYETELGLRQLVESDINGLRRILDELTLCKADLEAQVESLKEELLCLKRNHEEEVNALRCQLGDRLNVEVDAAPPVDLNKILDDMRCQYEALVENNHRDVEAWFNTQTEELNQQVVSSSEQLQTCQTEIIELRRTVNALEIELQAQHSMRNSLESTLAETEARYGSQLAQMQCLIGNVESQLAEIRCDLERQNQEYQVLLDVKARLESEIATYRRLLEGEDCKLPAHPCATECKPSIRGPYVSTGPCAPAAPCGPAPQISTQIRTITEEIRDGKVISSREHLQACPL from the exons ATGGCCACCCAGGTCTGCTCCCCCGTCTTCTCCTCTGGGTCTGTCAAGGGCCTGTGTGGCCCGGCCAGCGGCCTCTTTCGGGTGTCCTCCGTCCGCTCCATGGGCTCCTGCAGGGTGCCCAGTCTTGCTGGGTCTGCCTCCTCCGTCAGGCTGGGCCTGTCCAGCTTCGGGAGCTGCTTCCCCGGCTCCTACCTGTCCGCTGGGTGCCACCCCTCTGGCTTTGTCGGGAGTGGGGGCTGGTTCTGCGAGGGCTCCTTCAATGGCAGCGAGAAGGAGACCATGCAGTTCCTGAATGACCGCCTGGCCAGCTACCTGGAGAAGGTGCGCCAGCTGGAGCGCGAGAACGCGGAGCTGGAGAGCCGCATCCGGGAGTGGTGCGGGTCTCAGATCCCGTACATCTGTCCGGACTACCAGTCCTATTTCAAGACCATCGAGGAGCTCCAGCAGAAG ATCCTGCTGACCAAGGCTGAGAATGCCAGGCTAGTCCTGCAAATTGACAATGCCAAGCTTGCTGCTGATGACTTCCGGACCAA GTATGAGACGGAGCTGGGCTTGCGGCAGCTGGTGGAGTCGGACATCAACGGCCTGCGCCGGATCCTGGACGAGCTGACCCTGTGCAAGGCCGACCTGGAGGCCCAGGTGGAGTCCCTGAAGGAGGAGCTGCTGTGCCTCAAGAGGAACCACGAGGAG GAAGTCAACGCACTCCGTTGCCAGCTCGGGGACCGACTGAATGTGGAGGTGGATGCCGCCCCCCCGGTGGATCTCAACAAGATTCTGGATGACATGAGATGCCAGTATGAGGCCCTGGTGGAGAATAACCATAGAGACGTGGAGGCCTGGTTCAACacccag ACCGAGGAGCTGAACCAGCAGGTGGTGTCCAGCTCGGAGCAGCTGCAGACCTGCCAGACGGAGATCATCGAGCTGAGACGCACGGTCAACGCCCTGGAGATCGAGCTGCAGGCCCAGCACAGCATG aGGAATTCCCTGGAATCCACCCTGGCGGAGACCGAGGCACGCTACGGCTCCCAGCTGGCCCAGATGCAGTGCCTGATCGGCAACGTGGAGTCCCAGCTGGCTGAGATCAGGTGTGACCTGGAGCGGCAGAACCAGGAGTACCAGGTACTGCTGGACGTCAAGGCCCGCCTGGAGTCAGAGATCGCCACCTACCGCCGCCTGCTGGAGGGCGAGGACTGCAA gCTGCCTGCCCACCCTTGTGCCACAGAATGCAAGCCATCGATTAGGGGACCTTACGTCTCGACTGGGCCCTGTGCTCCGGCTGCACCCTGTGGCCCGGCTCCCCAGATCAGCACCCAGATCCGCACCATCACGGAGGAGATCAGAGACGGGAAAGTCATTTCCTCCAGGGAGCACCTGCAGGCCTGCCCGCTCTAG